CGCCTCGATCTTCGACTCGTCGACGGTGCCGGTGCCGTGCGTGTCGACATAGAGCGACAGCGGCTCGGCGATGCCGATCGCGTAGGACAGCTGGATCGTGCAGCGCTTGGCGAGGCCCGCCGCGACCACGTTCTTGGCGAGATAGCGCGAAATGTACGCAGCCGAACGGTCGACCTTGGTCGGATCCTTGCCGCTGAACGCGCCGCCGCCATGCGGGGCCGCGCCGCCATAGGTGTCGACGATGATCTTGCGACCCGTCAGGCCCGCGTCGCCGTCTGGCCCGCCGATCTCGAACAGCCCGGTCGGGTTGACGTAGATCTGCGAGGGATCGGTCGGCATCCAGCCGCTGGGCAGCACGTCCTCGAACACCGACAGGACATAGTCGCGCAGCGTACGCTGGCCCGCGTCGTTCGACAGCGCCTTGGTATGCTGGGTCGAGACGACGAGCGCGGTCGCGCCGGTCGGCACGCCATTCTCGTACTTCAGCGTCACCTGGCTCTTGGCGTCGGGCTCGAGGAAGTCGACGACGCGGGCGTGGCGGTCGGCGGCCATCTTCTCGAGGATGCGGTGCGAGTAATAGAGCGTCGCCGGCATCAGGTCGGGCGTCTCGTCGCACGCGAAGCCGAACATGATGCCCTGGTCGCCGGCACCCTCGTCCTTGTTGCCGCTCTCGTCGACGCCCTGCGCGATGTGCGCGGACTGGCCGTGGAGGTGGCAGGCGAAGTCGGCGGTCTGCCAGTGGAAGCCGTGCTGCTCGTAACCGATGCGGCGGACGGTATCGCGCGCGGCCTGCTCGATCTCGGCCAGGCTGGGGAACGCGTCCTCGCTGGCGCGCACTTCGCCCGCCAGCACGATGCGCTGCGTCGTCACCATCGTCTCGCACGCCACGCGCGCGACCGGATCGCGCGCCAGGAACAGATCGACGACCGCGTCGGAAATCTGGTCGGCGACCTTGTCGGGATGGCCTTCGCTGACCGACTCGGAGGTGAAGAGGTAATTGTCGCGCATGCTTTCCCCGTGGGTTGGCACCGGCGCAGGGGCCGGACTTCAAGATATAAAGCTATGGTTATATCGGCCCTAGCCCGCACGGCGGCGGATGGCAATCGCCACCGCCAGCATCGCGAGCGCGACGATCAGCGCGGCGAGGTTGCCGACGCGGGCGAAGATCGTCGGCGGCAGCGCCCCGGGGATCGGCACCTCGATCGCGCCCGCGCGCCGCATCCCGATCGTCGCCACCAGCCGTCCCTGCGCATCGATCACCGCCGAGATGCCGGTCGGGGTCGAGCGGATCACGGGCAACCCCTCCTCGATCGCGCGCAGCCGCGCCTGCGCCAGATGCTGCGGCGGGCCCCAGGCACCGAACCAGGCGTCGTTGGAGGGATTGAACAGCATGTCCGGCCGGTTCGCGCGATCGACGACTTGGCCGGAGAAGATGATCTCGTAGCAGATCTGCATGCCGACGACGCCGAAGCCGGGCACCTCGATCGTCCGCGGTCCCGGTCCCGGCAGATAGTCGATCTCGCCCGCGACCAGCCGCGACAGGCCGATCGGCTCCAGGATCGAGCGCATCGGCAGATACTCGCCATAAGGCACCAGATGAGCCTTGTCGTAGCGGACCGGCCCCAGCTTGCCCGCCGGATCGAGCGCGAAGATCGCGTTGCCGGCGCCAAGCAGCTTGCCCTGGGGATCGAACTCCAGCGCGGTCGAGCCGATCAGCGCCATGTCGCGCGGCCCTAGCAGCGCGGCGATGCGCCCGCGCGTCACCGGCGCCGTGCCCTTATAGTACCAGTCGGCGGGATAGCCGTCCTCGAGGTAGAAATTCACCGCGCCCTCGGGCCAGACGATGAGGCGCGGGTGGCGCTGCGGCCGGCCCGACTGGTCGATCATCGCCTCCAGGATGCGCAGGTCGTAATTGCCGTCCTGCATCGCCTCCTGGCCCACATTGGGCTGGACGACGCGGACGCGCGGCGTGTCGGGACCACTGCGCACCGGCAGCGGCTGGGCGGAGGCGAAGATGCCCGCGAGCAGCAGCCCGGCGGCGGCGACCAGCGGCATCCGCCAGCGCCGCCAGCCGACCAGCAGCATCAGCGAACCCGCGATCGCGACGGTGATCCCCGACAGTGCATAGGTGCCGACGAACGCACTCACGCGCGCGATGCTGATGAGCGGCAGCCAGATGACCGCCACGGGGTTCCAGGCATAGCCGGTGAACATCGTCGCGCGCAGCCATTCGGTGGCGATCCACGCGGCGGCGAAGACGAGGACGTAGCTGCCGCCCGGCGCCGTCGTCCCGTCACCCGCCGAGCGCGGGCTCGCCAGCCGCCAGGCGAGCCCGGCCGCCATCGCGGGATAAACGGCGAGATAGAGCGCGAGCAGGACCACCGCGATGTAGCCGAGCACCGGCGGCATCTTGTCCTGATAGTCGAAGGCGTGCTGGATCCAGTTGTTGCCGACGGTGAAATGCGCGACGCCAAACGTCCAGCCGCGCAGCAGCGCCGCCTTGAGGCTGGGCGCCTCGTGGACGAGCCACGTCAGTACCGCGAGCGCGGCGATGGTGACGGGAAAGAGCTGGAGCGGTGCGAAACCGGTTGCGGACAGCGCTCCAGCGACGAGGAGAGTCCAATAGGGGCGTTGCGCGAAGCGGCTCATCTATCATCCGTTCGTTTCGAGCGTAGTCGAGAAACGCTGATTACGCGGTTTTTGGCCGTTTCTCGACTTCGCTCGAAACGAACGGCCGAGGAGGGCGACGAGGAGCGTGATTTAGCCGCAACCTTCCCCCCTCCCGCCTGCGGGAGGGGTTGGCGGAGGGCCTGGCCGCGAGCGCCAACGCTTAAGAAGAAGGCCCTCCCCTAGCCCCTCCCGCAGGCGGGAGGGGGATTGACTTGCATTCATCCTTCGACGGGCGTTTCCACGCCGAGCTGCCAGAGCACGAAGGCGTTCTCCTCCGCCGCTTCCTTCAGGCTCTCCCAGCGGCCCGACTTGCCGCCATGCCCCGCGCCCATCTGAGTCTTGAGCACGAGGATGTTGTCGTCGGTCTTCATCGCGCGGAGCCTGGCGGCGAACTTGGCCGGCTCCCAATAGGTGACGCGCGGGTCGTTGAGTCCGCCGCCGATCCAGAGTGGCGGATAGGCCTGTGCCTTGACGTTGTCATAGGGGGAGTAGCCGCGGATCAGCTCGAATGCCGCTGCATCCTCGATCGGGTTGCCCCATTCGGGCCACTCGCCCGGCGTCAGTGGCAGCGCGGCATCCATCATCGTGTTGAGCACGTCGACGAACGGCACGTCGCAGACGACCACGCCCCATAGATCGGGATCGGAGTTGATGACCGCGCCCATCAGCTCACCGCCAGCCGACCGCCCGGCGATCGCGATGTTGCCGGCCGAGGTGAAGCCGCGCTCGATCAGCCCCTTCGCCACGTCGACGAAGTCGTTGAACGTATTGGTCCGCTTCTCGAGCTTGCCGTCCAGATACCATTGCTGGCCGAGGTCGTCGCCGCCGCGGATGTGCGCGATCGCGAACGCGACGCCGCGGTCGAGGAAGCTCATCCGGCTGGTCGAGAAGCCCGGCGGCACGGCATAGCCATAGGCGCCGTAAGCATAAAGGTAGAGCTTGCCCGACCCGTCGCGCGGGAAGTCCGCGGGATAGACGATCGAGCACGGCACCTCGGTCCCGTCGCGCGCGGTGATCTTCAACCGCTCGGTCGCATACTTGGCGGGATCGTAGCCGGAGGGGATCTCCTGGACCTTGAGCACCTCAAGCTCGCCGGTGCCGACATGATAGTCATAGACGGTGCCCGGGGTGACCATCGATTCGTAACCGAGCCGCAGCGTCTGGACCGCATATTCCGGATTGTCGCCGACCCCCGCGACATAGCTGGCCTCCGGAAACGGAATGCGCGTCGGCTCGCCGCCCGAATAAGGATGGAGCTCGATCTGATCGAGCCCGTCCTCGCGCCCCTCGACCACGAAGAAGTCGCGGAAGCAGGCGACGTCGGTCATGTAGAATTGGCGGCTCGGTGCGATGCGCTCGATCCATTCGGACGGCTTGTCGAGGCTGGCGGTTACCAGCCGGAAATTGGGATCGACGTCGTTGGTGTGGATGAAGAGCGTGCCGTCGTGCTCGTCGACATCATATTCGCGACCGACCTGTCGCGGCGCGACGCACAGCAAGGGCGCGGTCACGTCGTCGGCGGGGAGGAGATAGACTTCGCTCGTCACATGATCGCCCGCGGCGATGACGATGAAGCGCTGCGACTGGGTCTCGCTCACCCCGACGCGAAAGCCCTCGTCGGCCTCGCGATACAGTTCGGTCTCCTCCGTTTTACCCAGCCGGTGGAGCATGACGCGGTCGGTGCGCCAATGCTCGTTGGCCGGCGTGTAGAGCAGGCCTGTGCCGTCAGCGGTCCACACCAGCGCGCCGAGCGTGCCGGGGATCACGTCGGCCAAATGCTCGCCGGTCGCCAGATCCTTGATCCGCGCCTCGAACCGCTCCGACCCGTTGTCGTCGATCGCATAGGCCATCAGCCGCCCGTCGCGGCTGATCGACAGCGCGCCCAGGCGGAAATATTCCTTGCCCTCGGCGAGCGCTGGTTCGTCCAGGATCAGCTCGTCGGCGCCGCCCGCGACCGGTTTGCGCCACCAGCGCCGATACTCGCCGCCCTCCTCGAAATCGGACCAGTAGAACCAGTCGCCATCCTTTTGCGGGACGGTTGCCTCGTCCTCCTTGATCCGGGCGCGCATCTCCTTGAACAGCGTGTCGGCGAGCGGCTTCAGCGGCCCCATCACCGCATCGTGATATTCGTTCTCGGCCTCCAGATAGGCGAGCACGCCCTTGTCGGTGACCTCCGGATAGCCGGGGTCGCGCAGCCACGCATAGGGATCGTCGATCGTGTGGCCATGGGCGGTGAAGCTGTGCGGACGCTGCGCCGCGATGGGCGGCTGGGGGAGAGCGGTCATGCCCTTCCCTAGCCGCGGGCGTCACGCCGCAGCAAGGGGACGATCACCGCCATCAGCAGCGCCATCGCCGCGATCGCCGCAGCGCTCGTCGCCGGATCCTCGACGACGAAGGCGATCGCGAGCGCCAGGTTGATCGCGCCCGAGACGAGCGCCGGCAGCGGGAACAGCGGCATCCGCCACGGCCGCTGGAGACCGGGCTCGCGCCGCCGCACGACGATCGCCGCCACGTTGACCGCCACGCCCACCAGCGCGAGCAGCACGACGCTGAACGCGAGCAGCGTCTCATAGACGCCGACCAGCGCCAGCAACGCGCCGCCGATCGCGGTGGCGGCGAGCGCCGCGCGCGGCGTCCCGCCCTCCGCCACGCCCGCCAGCGAGCGCAGGTCGAAGCCGCGCCCGATCGCGAACAGGATACGCGGCAGGAACATCAGCATCACGCCCAGGATCGTGACGAGCGACACCAGCGACACCACGGTCATCGCCGTGTCCGCCCGCGCGCCGAGCACGCGCCCGGCGGCATCAGCGGCGACCAAAGTCGAGGTCGCCATCTCGGCCGGCGTCAGCACGTGGAGCATCGCGGCATTGAGGCCGACGAACACCGCCGTTACCAGCGCGATGCCGATGAAGGTGCCGCGCACCAGCTGCCGCGGATTGCGCAGTTCCTCGGCGAAATAGGCGGCGCCGTTCCAGCCATAATAGGTGCCATAGATCGCCCGGAACGCGCCGATCGCCGCGACCAGCGTGATCGCGCCGCCCTGAACCGGCTCGGCCGCGACAGCATCGCCGCGCGCGAAGGCGAGCGCGGCGATCAGTGCGAGGAACAGCACCGCCTTGATCGCGCTGCCCACCTCCTGCGCCGCCGCTGCCGCGCGCGTGCCGCGCCATTGCAGCGCGAACATCGCCGCGATCATCAGCACCGACACGACCGGGATCGGCAGCCCGCCATCGGCGCCCAGCCGGTGGAGATATTCGGCGAACACGACGGCGATGAACGCGACCGCGCCCAGATTGCCCAGCCAGTCGGCAAGCCCCGCGGCCAGCCCCGCCACCGGCCCGAACGCGCGCCGCACGAATGCGTAGGGCCCACCCGCCTCGCCGATCGAGGTCGCCAGCTCGACCGTGGAACAGGCATCGACCGCGGCAATCAGACCGCCCGCCAGCCACAACAGCAGCATCAACTGTGCGTCCGGCACCGACGCGGCGACCAGGCCGGGCGTGCGCAGG
This is a stretch of genomic DNA from Sphingomonas sp. Y38-1Y. It encodes these proteins:
- a CDS encoding S9 family peptidase, with the translated sequence MTALPQPPIAAQRPHSFTAHGHTIDDPYAWLRDPGYPEVTDKGVLAYLEAENEYHDAVMGPLKPLADTLFKEMRARIKEDEATVPQKDGDWFYWSDFEEGGEYRRWWRKPVAGGADELILDEPALAEGKEYFRLGALSISRDGRLMAYAIDDNGSERFEARIKDLATGEHLADVIPGTLGALVWTADGTGLLYTPANEHWRTDRVMLHRLGKTEETELYREADEGFRVGVSETQSQRFIVIAAGDHVTSEVYLLPADDVTAPLLCVAPRQVGREYDVDEHDGTLFIHTNDVDPNFRLVTASLDKPSEWIERIAPSRQFYMTDVACFRDFFVVEGREDGLDQIELHPYSGGEPTRIPFPEASYVAGVGDNPEYAVQTLRLGYESMVTPGTVYDYHVGTGELEVLKVQEIPSGYDPAKYATERLKITARDGTEVPCSIVYPADFPRDGSGKLYLYAYGAYGYAVPPGFSTSRMSFLDRGVAFAIAHIRGGDDLGQQWYLDGKLEKRTNTFNDFVDVAKGLIERGFTSAGNIAIAGRSAGGELMGAVINSDPDLWGVVVCDVPFVDVLNTMMDAALPLTPGEWPEWGNPIEDAAAFELIRGYSPYDNVKAQAYPPLWIGGGLNDPRVTYWEPAKFAARLRAMKTDDNILVLKTQMGAGHGGKSGRWESLKEAAEENAFVLWQLGVETPVEG
- a CDS encoding APC family permease produces the protein MSGTRLLRVLGAAFAVAAVVGGTIGQGILRTPGLVAASVPDAQLMLLLWLAGGLIAAVDACSTVELATSIGEAGGPYAFVRRAFGPVAGLAAGLADWLGNLGAVAFIAVVFAEYLHRLGADGGLPIPVVSVLMIAAMFALQWRGTRAAAAAQEVGSAIKAVLFLALIAALAFARGDAVAAEPVQGGAITLVAAIGAFRAIYGTYYGWNGAAYFAEELRNPRQLVRGTFIGIALVTAVFVGLNAAMLHVLTPAEMATSTLVAADAAGRVLGARADTAMTVVSLVSLVTILGVMLMFLPRILFAIGRGFDLRSLAGVAEGGTPRAALAATAIGGALLALVGVYETLLAFSVVLLALVGVAVNVAAIVVRRREPGLQRPWRMPLFPLPALVSGAINLALAIAFVVEDPATSAAAIAAMALLMAVIVPLLRRDARG
- the metK gene encoding methionine adenosyltransferase, with protein sequence MRDNYLFTSESVSEGHPDKVADQISDAVVDLFLARDPVARVACETMVTTQRIVLAGEVRASEDAFPSLAEIEQAARDTVRRIGYEQHGFHWQTADFACHLHGQSAHIAQGVDESGNKDEGAGDQGIMFGFACDETPDLMPATLYYSHRILEKMAADRHARVVDFLEPDAKSQVTLKYENGVPTGATALVVSTQHTKALSNDAGQRTLRDYVLSVFEDVLPSGWMPTDPSQIYVNPTGLFEIGGPDGDAGLTGRKIIVDTYGGAAPHGGGAFSGKDPTKVDRSAAYISRYLAKNVVAAGLAKRCTIQLSYAIGIAEPLSLYVDTHGTGTVDESKIEAVLPKLVRLTPKGIRTHLGMNKPIYQPTAAYGHFGRKAEGDRFTWERTDLVDALKAELG
- the lnt gene encoding apolipoprotein N-acyltransferase, whose amino-acid sequence is MSRFAQRPYWTLLVAGALSATGFAPLQLFPVTIAALAVLTWLVHEAPSLKAALLRGWTFGVAHFTVGNNWIQHAFDYQDKMPPVLGYIAVVLLALYLAVYPAMAAGLAWRLASPRSAGDGTTAPGGSYVLVFAAAWIATEWLRATMFTGYAWNPVAVIWLPLISIARVSAFVGTYALSGITVAIAGSLMLLVGWRRWRMPLVAAAGLLLAGIFASAQPLPVRSGPDTPRVRVVQPNVGQEAMQDGNYDLRILEAMIDQSGRPQRHPRLIVWPEGAVNFYLEDGYPADWYYKGTAPVTRGRIAALLGPRDMALIGSTALEFDPQGKLLGAGNAIFALDPAGKLGPVRYDKAHLVPYGEYLPMRSILEPIGLSRLVAGEIDYLPGPGPRTIEVPGFGVVGMQICYEIIFSGQVVDRANRPDMLFNPSNDAWFGAWGPPQHLAQARLRAIEEGLPVIRSTPTGISAVIDAQGRLVATIGMRRAGAIEVPIPGALPPTIFARVGNLAALIVALAMLAVAIAIRRRAG